The following proteins are co-located in the Nocardia bhagyanarayanae genome:
- a CDS encoding NAD(P)/FAD-dependent oxidoreductase, with protein MSTPRTALVVGAGIAGLNVAHQLAHRGVEVTVLEAERVGAGASHGNAGWVNPAQTGPFPEPGLMRDGLRHLRSPESASRIAARDYPRLLPWLASLARHSTTRHYQRGVAALAELGKRCFPLLDELADEGVEFRRVDAGLLAVARQIDAVRAFRRTREPFRAAGFSLPETILDADALHELEPALSTLVRYGVELRDHVQIDPGAFVAALATHLRGIGVRIEEGVTATRLTTRTGVATSAGLHHADVVIVATGASTALIGRRFPVIGGRGYSFDVPATTALRRSVLLLDDHIACAPLGDRLRIAAGMDFGPSARLSARRLDPIARCASVMLDGIDWTDRRHEWTGQRPLTPDGLPIIDLLPGHTETFLVTGFSMLGMTLAAPAAEALTRYVLDGVRPPVLTPFRADRFRRR; from the coding sequence ATGAGCACACCGCGAACCGCGCTTGTCGTCGGCGCGGGCATCGCCGGGCTCAATGTCGCCCACCAGCTCGCGCACCGCGGCGTCGAGGTGACGGTGCTGGAAGCCGAGCGCGTCGGCGCGGGCGCCTCGCACGGCAACGCCGGATGGGTGAACCCCGCGCAAACCGGTCCCTTCCCCGAGCCCGGACTGATGCGCGACGGGCTCCGGCATCTGCGCTCGCCCGAGTCGGCATCGCGGATCGCCGCCCGCGACTACCCACGGCTGTTGCCTTGGCTGGCGTCCTTGGCCCGCCATTCCACCACCCGTCACTACCAGCGCGGCGTAGCGGCGCTGGCCGAGCTGGGCAAACGCTGCTTCCCGCTGCTGGATGAACTCGCCGACGAAGGCGTCGAATTCCGGCGCGTCGACGCCGGTCTGCTGGCCGTGGCCCGCCAGATCGATGCCGTGCGGGCATTCCGCCGCACCCGCGAACCGTTCCGGGCCGCCGGATTCTCGCTGCCGGAGACCATCCTGGACGCCGACGCGCTCCACGAGCTGGAGCCCGCGCTGTCGACGCTGGTCCGCTACGGCGTCGAACTGCGCGATCACGTTCAGATCGATCCAGGCGCGTTCGTCGCCGCTCTGGCCACGCATCTCCGCGGCATCGGGGTGCGCATCGAGGAAGGAGTCACCGCCACCCGCTTGACTACCCGCACCGGGGTCGCGACCAGCGCGGGCCTCCACCACGCCGATGTGGTGATCGTCGCGACCGGAGCCAGTACCGCCTTGATCGGCAGACGATTCCCGGTCATCGGCGGTCGCGGCTACAGCTTCGACGTCCCCGCCACCACCGCGCTGCGCCGATCGGTGCTGCTCTTGGACGACCACATCGCCTGCGCGCCGCTCGGCGACCGGCTGCGCATCGCCGCGGGCATGGACTTCGGGCCCTCGGCGCGGCTCAGCGCTCGGCGGCTCGACCCCATCGCCCGCTGCGCGTCGGTCATGCTCGACGGCATCGATTGGACCGACCGGCGACACGAGTGGACCGGGCAACGACCACTGACGCCGGACGGACTTCCGATCATCGACCTACTGCCCGGTCACACCGAAACCTTCCTCGTCACAGGGTTTTCCATGCTCGGCATGACGCTGGCCGCGCCCGCCGCCGAAGCCCTCACGCGCTACGTCCTCGACGGCGTCCGCCCGCCGGTTCTGACACCGTTTCGCGCCGACCGATTCCGCCGGCGCTGA
- a CDS encoding cytochrome ubiquinol oxidase subunit I has product MVFSAFAELYLASGEGPPGLLPARQQMAFSLGWHIVLACFGVAFPAMIYVVHRRGIVRDDPVALGLAKRWATVSAILFAIGAVSGTVLSLEMGLLWPGLMGRYGDVLGLPFAFEGLSFFIEAIFLGIYLYGWGRMPPRRHLAMLVPMAVAGVVGTFCVVSVNAWMNNPTGFRLVDGEVTDVDPWRAMFNDGAFLQFAHMWVGAFMVVGFVVSGVYAAGLLRGRRDEHHRLGFTVPFVFATVAAIAQPLIGHVLGMRVHDTQPSKLAAFELATHTEGPAPLRMGGLLVDGEVVGALEIPRLGSIIARNSLTAPIPGLDTVPPADRPPVNITHLAFQTMVGIGTLLALLVVVFWLARWLRHDPLANRWFLRVAVVAGPLAVLALECGWIATEVGRQPWTVWRVLRTADAASTSTGLWWSYTGVLLVYLGMTVGAIVVLRSMTRRWRAGAKSIASPYGPGAGPVDEAQRAVGERG; this is encoded by the coding sequence ATGGTGTTCAGCGCGTTCGCCGAGCTCTACCTGGCGTCGGGCGAGGGTCCGCCCGGTCTGCTGCCCGCGCGCCAGCAGATGGCGTTCTCCCTCGGTTGGCATATCGTGCTGGCCTGCTTCGGCGTCGCGTTTCCCGCGATGATCTATGTCGTGCACCGCCGCGGCATCGTCCGCGACGATCCGGTCGCTCTCGGCCTGGCCAAGCGGTGGGCGACGGTGTCGGCGATCCTGTTCGCCATCGGCGCGGTCTCCGGAACGGTGCTCAGTTTAGAGATGGGGCTGCTGTGGCCGGGTCTGATGGGACGCTACGGCGACGTGCTCGGCTTGCCGTTCGCCTTCGAAGGGCTTTCGTTCTTCATCGAAGCCATTTTCCTCGGCATCTACCTCTACGGGTGGGGCCGGATGCCGCCGCGGCGCCATCTCGCGATGCTCGTCCCGATGGCGGTGGCCGGTGTGGTCGGCACGTTCTGCGTGGTGAGCGTCAACGCGTGGATGAACAATCCGACCGGATTCCGGCTGGTCGACGGCGAGGTCACCGATGTCGACCCGTGGCGGGCGATGTTCAACGACGGCGCCTTCTTGCAGTTCGCGCACATGTGGGTCGGCGCGTTCATGGTCGTCGGCTTCGTGGTGTCGGGTGTCTACGCCGCCGGACTGTTGCGCGGTCGCCGCGACGAGCACCACCGGCTGGGTTTCACCGTGCCGTTCGTCTTCGCCACCGTCGCCGCGATCGCGCAACCGCTCATCGGGCACGTGCTCGGCATGCGGGTACACGACACGCAACCGTCGAAACTGGCGGCGTTCGAATTGGCGACCCACACCGAAGGTCCCGCGCCGCTGCGCATGGGCGGGCTGCTCGTCGACGGCGAGGTCGTGGGAGCGCTGGAGATCCCGCGGCTCGGCTCGATCATCGCCCGCAACTCGCTGACCGCGCCCATTCCCGGACTCGACACCGTCCCACCGGCGGACCGGCCGCCGGTCAACATCACCCACCTCGCCTTCCAGACCATGGTCGGCATCGGCACCCTGCTCGCGCTGCTGGTGGTCGTGTTCTGGTTGGCGCGGTGGCTGCGCCATGATCCGCTGGCCAATCGCTGGTTCCTGCGTGTGGCCGTCGTCGCCGGGCCCTTGGCGGTGCTCGCGCTGGAATGCGGCTGGATCGCCACCGAGGTCGGCCGCCAGCCGTGGACAGTGTGGCGGGTGCTGCGCACCGCCGACGCGGCGAGCACGAGCACCGGCCTGTGGTGGAGCTACACCGGGGTGCTGCTGGTCTACCTCGGGATGACCGTGGGCGCGATCGTCGTCCTGCGCTCGATGACCCGCCGCTGGCGCGCGGGGGCGAAGTCCATCGCCAGCCCGTACGGGCCCGGCGCCGGTCCCGTCGACGAGGCGCAGCGCGCCGTCGGCGAAAGGGGGTGA
- a CDS encoding cytochrome d ubiquinol oxidase subunit II: MDLSDVVATAMFTGVVLYGLFGGADFGSGFWDLTAGGARRGGRLRVLIDHSIGPVWEANHVWLIYILVFLWTAYPSAFAAIMTTLFIPMSLALLGIVLRGADFAFRKYSATIAQARLFGALFAGASLITPFFFGTVVGAIASGRVPAAGYGDLVESWVNPTSFIGGILAVGTCSFLAGVFLTADAARSGDPALAEYLRPRTLAVGVVTGALAIAAIAPIRRDAPTLGDGLLGRALPLIVVSAAAGVITLVLVYRRRFGWARVSALVAVAAIVIGWAVAQTPWILVDEMLIADAAGARSTLIALLVVVAVAAVTVLPALGYLFWLTQTDEWARDETARTG, from the coding sequence ATGGACCTGTCGGACGTGGTCGCCACGGCGATGTTCACCGGCGTGGTGCTGTACGGACTGTTCGGCGGCGCGGACTTCGGATCCGGATTCTGGGATCTCACCGCGGGCGGAGCGCGGCGCGGCGGCCGCTTGCGCGTACTGATCGATCACAGCATCGGGCCGGTGTGGGAAGCCAACCATGTGTGGCTGATCTACATCCTGGTGTTCCTGTGGACCGCCTACCCCTCGGCGTTCGCCGCCATCATGACCACCCTGTTCATACCGATGAGTCTGGCCCTGCTTGGAATCGTGTTGCGGGGAGCGGACTTCGCGTTCCGCAAGTACTCGGCGACGATCGCCCAAGCCCGGCTGTTCGGTGCGCTGTTCGCGGGGGCGTCGCTGATCACGCCGTTCTTCTTCGGCACGGTCGTCGGTGCGATCGCCTCGGGACGGGTGCCCGCCGCCGGATACGGCGATCTGGTGGAGTCGTGGGTGAACCCCACCTCGTTCATCGGCGGCATCCTCGCCGTGGGCACGTGCTCCTTCCTGGCCGGGGTCTTCCTCACCGCCGACGCCGCGCGTTCCGGCGATCCCGCGCTCGCGGAATACCTGCGGCCCCGAACTCTCGCCGTCGGCGTGGTCACCGGTGCGCTCGCCATCGCGGCGATCGCACCGATCCGCCGTGACGCGCCCACCCTCGGTGACGGCCTGCTCGGACGGGCGTTGCCGTTGATCGTGGTGTCGGCCGCCGCCGGGGTGATCACGCTGGTTCTGGTGTACCGCCGCCGGTTCGGGTGGGCGCGGGTCTCGGCGCTGGTGGCGGTCGCGGCGATCGTCATCGGGTGGGCGGTGGCGCAGACGCCGTGGATTCTGGTCGACGAGATGCTCATAGCCGACGCGGCGGGGGCGCGGTCGACTCTCATCGCGTTGCTGGTGGTCGTCGCGGTCGCCGCGGTCACCGTGCTGCCCGCGCTGGGTTACCTGTTCTGGCTCACCCAGACCGACGAATGGGCGCGCGACGAGACAGCGCGCACCGGTTGA
- a CDS encoding aminoglycoside adenylyltransferase domain-containing protein: MTSTLVDPESLPVEVRPYLEELVRRTRAVCEPHLVSVFAVGSIALADYRHGRSDVDVTVVVGPALPGRAVREMAKVLAHPTLPCPAAGLELVIYDSEFAKRPSVAAGYSLNLNTGPLLPSRADFDPTRSPAFWYVIDRSIAHQSGRLLYGSPVRQVVAAPHDRDLYAAILASVREHADGVGHLSDNQVLNGCRSVAFCRTGRWQAKRTAARLIAQTEEAFRPLIEAALHSFQRPRSAAVPLPAADVHAFLSWVADRIEDEAIAR; the protein is encoded by the coding sequence ATGACCTCCACGCTCGTGGATCCGGAATCGCTGCCGGTCGAGGTGCGGCCCTACCTGGAAGAGCTCGTGCGGCGCACCCGCGCCGTGTGCGAACCGCATCTCGTCAGCGTGTTCGCGGTGGGGTCCATCGCGCTCGCGGACTATCGGCACGGGCGCAGCGACGTCGACGTCACGGTGGTGGTCGGCCCGGCTCTTCCCGGACGGGCGGTGCGCGAGATGGCGAAAGTGCTCGCTCACCCCACGTTGCCCTGCCCCGCCGCGGGGCTGGAGTTGGTGATCTACGACTCCGAGTTCGCGAAGCGACCGTCCGTAGCGGCGGGGTATTCGCTGAACCTCAACACCGGTCCCCTGCTGCCGAGCCGCGCCGACTTCGACCCGACGCGGTCCCCGGCGTTCTGGTACGTCATCGATCGATCCATCGCCCACCAGTCTGGGCGGCTGCTCTACGGGAGTCCGGTACGCCAGGTCGTCGCGGCGCCGCACGACCGCGACCTCTACGCCGCGATCCTGGCCTCGGTCCGCGAACACGCGGACGGGGTAGGTCACCTGAGCGACAACCAGGTCCTCAACGGCTGCCGTTCGGTCGCGTTCTGCCGCACCGGCCGCTGGCAGGCGAAACGGACGGCGGCGCGGCTGATAGCGCAGACCGAGGAAGCGTTCCGCCCGCTCATCGAAGCCGCGCTGCACAGCTTCCAGCGCCCCCGCTCGGCGGCGGTCCCGCTACCCGCCGCCGACGTGCACGCCTTCCTGTCCTGGGTCGCCGACCGCATCGAAGACGAGGCGATAGCCCGCTGA
- a CDS encoding metallophosphoesterase family protein produces MRLLIISDTHIPKRARDLPEAVWRAVDAADVVVHAGDWVEVALLDRLEARSKRLVAVYGNNDGPELRARLPEIARADLDGLRLAVVHETGPATGRDARCARDFADTDVLVFGHSHIPWDTVAPTGLRLLNPGSPTDKRRQPHHTFLTATVTSGELTEVELHTIPPASRV; encoded by the coding sequence GTGCGGTTGCTGATCATTTCCGACACCCACATCCCGAAACGCGCGCGCGACCTGCCGGAAGCCGTCTGGCGGGCGGTGGACGCCGCCGATGTCGTCGTGCACGCGGGCGACTGGGTGGAGGTGGCGCTGCTGGATCGGCTCGAAGCGCGCAGCAAGCGACTCGTCGCCGTCTACGGCAACAACGACGGGCCCGAGTTGCGCGCCCGCCTGCCCGAGATCGCCCGCGCCGACCTCGACGGCCTGCGGCTGGCGGTCGTGCACGAGACCGGCCCGGCCACCGGTCGAGACGCACGCTGCGCCCGCGACTTCGCCGATACCGACGTCCTGGTGTTCGGCCACAGCCACATCCCGTGGGACACCGTCGCCCCCACCGGCCTGCGCCTGCTCAACCCCGGCTCCCCCACCGACAAACGCCGCCAACCCCACCACACTTTCCTGACGGCCACCGTCACCTCGGGTGAGCTCACCGAAGTCGAGTTGCACACGATCCCACCCGCCAGCCGCGTTTAA
- a CDS encoding DUF6506 family protein: protein MALTAWGFIYTATGSDPRNETVVETAACRSVFVGVDHPEQAVEVARRLVDGGAQLIELCGGFGPVWTARVIEAVHGAVPVGAVAYGAEAVDQVHAIFS from the coding sequence ATGGCGCTGACCGCATGGGGATTCATCTACACCGCGACAGGAAGCGATCCCCGAAACGAAACCGTCGTCGAAACGGCCGCTTGCCGGTCGGTGTTCGTCGGCGTCGATCACCCGGAGCAGGCCGTCGAGGTGGCTCGCCGTTTGGTCGACGGAGGCGCCCAGCTGATCGAACTGTGCGGCGGGTTCGGCCCGGTATGGACGGCCCGGGTGATCGAGGCGGTGCACGGTGCGGTTCCGGTGGGCGCGGTGGCCTACGGCGCCGAGGCCGTCGACCAGGTGCACGCGATCTTCTCGTGA
- a CDS encoding LysR family transcriptional regulator: MELRQLRYFLAVAEERNLTRAADAVGIRPTSLSQQIIALERDLGTALFVRGSAGMTPTRAGARLAEHARAVLDSARRARESVREQRTPRVAVTPGAPPWSASALWRGIAEPTLEFLDMQTAEQLPALREGSLDMGILLLPTDLSGLDHVVIAEAELGVLVAAGHRLAERNAVRWADLDGSALLWFARSAAPGYHDAIRESWTRAGWQPAAIRASAPRRALFVAELAHGGDVVALRPAWDVRPGDGLVWLPFVEDSPSIRYALAWNPADPAAARRLRMVADLVRAERPHASAVLPRGQRHPASASLGSDRVAPR; encoded by the coding sequence GTGGAACTGCGACAGTTGCGGTATTTCCTCGCGGTCGCCGAGGAGCGGAACCTGACCCGCGCCGCGGATGCGGTCGGGATCAGACCGACATCGTTGAGCCAGCAGATCATTGCGCTCGAACGTGACCTCGGTACGGCGTTGTTCGTGCGGGGTTCCGCCGGCATGACGCCGACTCGGGCGGGCGCGCGGCTCGCCGAACATGCTCGTGCCGTGTTGGATTCGGCACGTCGAGCACGAGAGTCCGTGCGGGAACAGCGGACTCCGCGCGTCGCCGTGACACCCGGTGCGCCGCCGTGGTCGGCCTCGGCGCTGTGGCGCGGGATCGCCGAGCCGACCCTGGAGTTCCTCGACATGCAGACCGCCGAGCAGCTGCCCGCCCTGCGCGAAGGTTCGCTCGACATGGGCATTCTGCTCTTGCCCACGGATCTGTCCGGACTGGATCATGTCGTGATCGCCGAGGCGGAGCTCGGCGTGCTCGTCGCCGCCGGTCATCGGCTGGCCGAGCGAAACGCGGTGCGGTGGGCCGATCTGGACGGTAGCGCGCTGTTGTGGTTCGCACGTTCCGCGGCGCCTGGCTATCACGACGCGATCCGCGAGTCATGGACCCGAGCGGGCTGGCAGCCCGCGGCGATCCGAGCGAGCGCGCCCCGACGAGCGCTGTTCGTGGCCGAGCTCGCGCACGGCGGGGATGTCGTCGCGCTGCGACCGGCGTGGGACGTTCGGCCTGGCGACGGGTTGGTCTGGCTGCCGTTCGTCGAAGACTCGCCGTCCATCCGCTACGCACTGGCATGGAATCCGGCCGATCCGGCGGCCGCGCGCCGGCTACGGATGGTCGCCGACCTGGTGCGTGCGGAAAGGCCGCACGCCTCTGCGGTTCTACCTCGTGGACAGCGCCACCCGGCATCGGCTTCGCTGGGCTCCGATCGGGTCGCGCCTCGATAG
- a CDS encoding GNAT family N-acetyltransferase: MIIEPLRQRAIPEVIALMELGMPYITARTYSDYWLYANLFSSTCPVATVDGRIAGALVAFRSQDEPADVYAQDLMVHPDFRRRGVTRALMEHLRATAETMGCRRIYLTSMPGNHAAHRTWEALGFRNVPGDRTVDGVSVVSDFKGPGKARAVFELPLTG; encoded by the coding sequence ATGATCATCGAGCCGTTGCGCCAGCGCGCGATTCCCGAGGTGATCGCGCTGATGGAGCTGGGAATGCCCTACATCACCGCGCGCACCTACTCCGACTACTGGCTCTACGCGAACCTGTTCTCCTCGACCTGCCCGGTGGCGACCGTCGACGGCCGGATCGCGGGCGCACTCGTCGCCTTTCGCAGCCAGGACGAACCGGCCGACGTGTACGCCCAGGACCTGATGGTCCATCCCGACTTCCGCCGCCGCGGCGTCACCCGCGCCCTGATGGAGCACCTGCGCGCGACCGCGGAGACGATGGGCTGCCGCCGGATCTACCTGACCTCGATGCCGGGCAATCACGCGGCCCACCGCACCTGGGAAGCGCTCGGTTTCCGGAACGTGCCCGGCGACCGGACCGTCGACGGCGTCTCGGTCGTCTCCGACTTCAAGGGCCCCGGCAAGGCACGGGCGGTCTTCGAGCTGCCACTGACCGGATGA
- a CDS encoding RNA polymerase sigma factor SigF, producing MSNSASESRSGAKKSVDSYDDIEPWFEKLAALDADDPQRRALREEIVHRCLPLAGNIARRFANRGQDLDDLQQIALLGLVQAVDRFDVSHGKPFLAFAVPTIMGEVRRHFRDHTWAVRVPRGIKELHQRLGPATDALTHRLGRMPTARELAAELGVELTEVTQALVARNAYTADSLDTPERGEEEGGTPSIRETLGAVEPCYRLLEDAMAVRPLIAALPERERRVLIMRFYENRTQAEIGRLIGCSQMQVSRILTNTLDSLREQALAEPPARATTAA from the coding sequence ATGAGCAACTCGGCATCGGAGAGCAGGTCGGGCGCCAAGAAGTCCGTCGACAGCTACGACGACATCGAACCCTGGTTCGAGAAGCTGGCCGCGCTCGACGCCGACGACCCGCAGCGCCGCGCGCTGCGGGAGGAGATCGTGCACCGGTGTCTGCCGCTGGCGGGCAACATCGCCCGCCGCTTCGCCAACCGCGGCCAGGATCTCGACGACCTACAGCAGATCGCGCTGCTCGGCTTGGTTCAAGCGGTGGACCGCTTCGACGTCTCCCACGGCAAGCCGTTCCTCGCCTTCGCCGTGCCGACGATCATGGGCGAGGTGCGCCGTCACTTCCGGGATCACACGTGGGCCGTCCGGGTGCCGCGCGGCATCAAGGAACTGCACCAGCGCCTCGGACCCGCCACCGACGCGCTGACCCACCGGCTCGGGCGCATGCCCACCGCGCGCGAACTGGCCGCCGAACTCGGCGTCGAACTGACCGAGGTCACGCAGGCGCTCGTCGCCCGCAACGCCTACACCGCCGACTCGCTGGACACCCCCGAACGCGGCGAGGAGGAAGGCGGGACGCCGTCCATCCGGGAAACCCTCGGCGCCGTCGAACCGTGCTATCGCCTGCTCGAGGACGCCATGGCGGTGCGGCCGCTCATCGCGGCGCTGCCCGAGCGCGAACGCCGAGTGCTGATCATGCGGTTCTACGAGAACCGGACCCAGGCCGAGATCGGACGCCTGATCGGGTGCTCGCAGATGCAGGTCTCCAGGATCCTCACCAACACGCTCGACAGTCTGCGCGAACAGGCACTCGCGGAACCGCCCGCCCGCGCGACCACCGCGGCCTGA
- a CDS encoding phytoene desaturase family protein: MSTAVVVGSGPNGLAAAIVLAEAGLQVTVLEAADEIGGGARTREAIVPGLLHDQCSAIHPMAVGSPFLRSLDLARYGLTWAWPEIDCVHPLDDGSAGVLHRSVADTAAGLGADGRAWRLLFERPVRRYDRMSTDIMRPLLRVPRHPLSVARFGIPALASADLLASVFRDPRARGLFGGVAAHAFHPLNRPLSASIGLGILTAGHAYGWAVAASGSQRITDAMAARLGDLGGKIETGTSVRTVGDLPAADIVMWDLAPTAVADILGDRLPARIGKAFRRFRYGPGAFKVDFAVQGGIPWTAAAARRAGTVHLGGTYAEVAATERDIHAGRMPERPFVLVGQQYLADPGRSVGDIHPIWAYAHVPHGYSGDATAAIIAQIERFAPGFRDRVLGVDVRTTAEFADYNPNYVGGNIMTGAKDIPQLVFGPRKTLQPYDLGLPGHYLCSAATPPGPGAHGMCGANAADRALRRLR; the protein is encoded by the coding sequence ATGAGCACAGCGGTCGTGGTCGGCAGCGGCCCCAACGGTCTCGCGGCGGCGATCGTGCTCGCCGAGGCGGGCCTTCAGGTCACCGTGCTGGAGGCCGCCGACGAGATCGGTGGCGGCGCGCGGACCAGGGAAGCGATCGTGCCCGGTCTGCTGCACGACCAGTGCTCGGCCATCCACCCGATGGCCGTCGGCTCTCCGTTCCTGCGGTCGCTCGACCTGGCCCGCTACGGGCTGACCTGGGCGTGGCCGGAGATCGACTGCGTCCATCCGCTCGACGACGGCAGCGCCGGTGTGCTGCACCGCTCGGTCGCCGACACGGCCGCCGGTCTCGGCGCCGACGGTCGTGCGTGGCGGCTGCTGTTCGAACGCCCCGTCCGGCGCTACGACCGGATGAGCACCGACATCATGCGGCCGCTGCTGCGCGTGCCACGCCATCCATTGAGCGTGGCGCGCTTCGGCATTCCCGCGCTGGCCTCGGCCGACCTGCTCGCGTCGGTCTTCCGCGATCCGCGGGCGCGCGGCCTGTTCGGCGGCGTCGCCGCGCACGCCTTCCACCCGCTGAACCGGCCGCTCAGCGCGAGCATCGGCCTCGGCATCCTCACCGCGGGCCACGCCTACGGCTGGGCCGTCGCGGCGAGCGGTTCGCAGCGCATCACCGATGCGATGGCGGCGCGGCTCGGCGATCTCGGCGGCAAGATCGAGACCGGGACTTCGGTCAGGACCGTCGGCGATCTGCCCGCGGCGGACATCGTGATGTGGGACCTGGCGCCCACCGCCGTCGCCGACATCCTCGGTGACCGGCTCCCGGCGCGAATCGGCAAGGCGTTCCGCCGTTTCCGCTACGGACCCGGCGCCTTCAAGGTCGACTTCGCCGTCCAGGGCGGCATTCCGTGGACGGCGGCGGCCGCCCGGCGAGCGGGAACCGTGCACCTCGGCGGAACCTACGCGGAGGTCGCCGCGACCGAGCGCGACATCCACGCCGGACGCATGCCCGAGCGGCCGTTCGTGCTCGTCGGTCAGCAGTACCTGGCCGACCCGGGGCGCTCGGTCGGCGACATCCACCCGATCTGGGCGTACGCGCACGTCCCGCACGGCTATTCCGGTGACGCCACCGCAGCGATAATCGCCCAGATCGAACGCTTCGCACCCGGTTTCCGCGACCGCGTCCTCGGCGTCGACGTCCGCACCACCGCCGAGTTCGCCGACTACAACCCGAACTACGTCGGCGGCAACATCATGACCGGCGCCAAGGACATCCCGCAGCTCGTCTTCGGCCCGCGAAAGACCTTGCAGCCCTACGACCTCGGCCTCCCCGGCCACTACCTCTGCTCCGCCGCCACCCCGCCCGGCCCCGGCGCGCACGGCATGTGCGGCGCCAACGCCGCCGACCGCGCCCTGCGCCGCCTCCGTTGA